The window CAAGGGGAGCAAATGAGGCAACATGTACGTCGCCGTTATAGCTGTCATTGTAATTATACCTATCGTTGTGGTAAGCAGCATCCGACGGCATAAATGTATAAGCCCCGGAAGCCATAATACTAACCGGGGTTGATTTGATAGGAAATTCAAATTTAATACCAAAGCCACTGGCTATAGGATATTCATTGCTATGCGGCCCCACGGTAGCGCCCAGGTTAAAACCAACTGCAACCCTCGGAGGCCTGTTATCGTTGGTTTGTGCCTTTGCTGTAAAGGCAGCAACCGTTAAGACCAACAGGGCGAGTAATGTTTTTTTCATGTGATAAGCTGTATGGATTACCCGACGAGAGCGTTTAAGAGTTAAACATCCGTTAAACACAGCCACCGGCAGTTACTTTAAAATGTGTATTTATACGAAAAGCCGATACCTATTTGCCCCATTTTAAAATCCGAATCGATGTTTTTATAACCGCTTTCGTACCGGAAACCAATATCGAGCGCGTGGTGAACACCAAACGGAACGGCCGCGCCTGCACCTCCCGAGTATATAAACGATGCTTTAGCCTCGTGGCCTATTTTTAGCGCATCCCCTGCTTCGGCACTAACAAACAGGCATTTTACATAGTAATACCTCAGCCCGGCTTTTAAAGGAACATATTTATACGGTGGCGGGCTGCTTGTATTTGACGGGCCCGCATAATTGCTCAGCTGCGTAGGTGTAAGGTATAAATACCTTAGGTTGGAGTGATATACCACATACCCCACGCTTGCCGTAGCATGCAAAGCCGGGGTTAACGGAAACTCGGCCCTTATCGTTCCGCCTAAACCATCCTGGTAAATATCACGGGTATGTACGGCGTTAGGGTGATCGACATTGATGGGTATGCCCACATCGGGCCCTATGCTGAGGCTCATTTTATTGCCCGATTGGGCGCTAACCCTGCTTGAAGCCGCGCAAAACATCAACAATATTAAAAGACGGATATATTTAACTGCCATACAGATTTGAGGTTTTATCATATTTACGCATTCAGATTGCTAAATGCTACAGCGTGAAGCTATTAATATTTTTTATGAATTGATTTCGTGGCCAACAAAAAGCCCCGGCAACTCAATCGCCGGGGCCGTTCATTAAATCTCGTTGATACTACAATCCCAGGCTGAAAGCTACGTGAAAAGCAACCAGGTTATAGGCACCATATCCGCTTATGTAAGGGCTAACCGTTGATGGGTCAGATGGCGTTTGTGTTTTCTCCAGGCGGGTTTCGTACGACAGGCTTAAATCAAGCCCTATTTTTTGCGACGACCCAAACCTGAAACCATAACCAATACTTGGCGAAAGTATAGGTGCTACCTTTTGGGCTGTGTATGATTTACCAGAATTAAGGTTGAAAGATGCGCCAACATCGCCTTCAAAAAAAAGCTTGTTAACGTATACCCTTGCGCCAGCCATTACCGGCACAAATGATGCTATAGTGCCGGTGGTGCTTTCACCATAGTTACTATTATAACTGTAGTTATAGCCATCGCTCGATACGTAAAACTGGTATGCCACTGATGCTGTAATACATACCGGGCTGCCGGCTATGGGGTATTCTCCTTTTAAGCCAACGCTGCCTGCTGCCGGGAACCCTGAATGCTGCGGGCCGGTTGTAACGCCAACACCAAAACCGGCGCTAAAGCGTGGTAACAGATCATCGTCCTGGGCTTTAACAGTTAAAACGGCACAAATTAAAATTGCGAGAGAAAGTAAGGTTTTTTTCATATTAATATAAGGTTTGATTAGCCCGCAAAAATAAAGAAATATTTAAGCCATTTAATTGGTAAGGCTGATAAAAATTTTCTCGAGCGTTTTATTGTTGTTACCGGCCCGCAAACCCTGCAGTGTATCATCGGCAACTATTTTACCTTTATTAATAATAATCACCTTATCACACACTGCTTCTACCTCCTGCATAATATGGGTAGATAGGATGATGGTTTTGGTTTTGCCCAAATCGGTAATTAACTGGCGGATGCCTATCAGCTGGTTAGGATCCAGCCCCGAGGTGGGCTCATCTAAAATAAGCACATCGGGGTTGTGCAATATAGCCTGAGCAAGGCCAACACGCTGCCGGTAACCTTTAGATAGCTGCCCAATTTTTTTATGCTGCTCGGGGCCAAGGCCGGTTTGCTCAATCACTCCGGCAATGCGGGCTTCGGGTTGGGCCATTTTGTGGATGCCTGCAATAAAGGCCAATGATTCCTTCACGTACATATCCAGGTATAGCGGGTTGCTCTCGGGCAGGTAGCCAATATGCCTGCGCACATCTAACGATTGCGTTACCACATCGAACCCGCAAACCGATGCCGAGCCCGATGTTTGGGGTATAAAGCCGGTAAGTATCTTCATGGTGGTTGATTTACCGGCTCCGTTAGGCCCCAAAAAACCCAGCACACCTGTTTGGGCAGTAAAGCTGATGCTATCAACTGCCTTTTGCTCGCCGTAAACTTTTGTCAATGCTTCTACCCGGATACTCATGCGGTAAAAATAGATGTTAGATATGAGATTTGAGATATTAGAGGGAAGAATTTGTTAGCTGTTCATGGTTCATAGATCATGGTTCATGGTTTTACCGGAACCGGGTATTTCAATTAGGATTTTTTGGGTGTCCGTCCGTCTGGAGGTGACCAACACTTTGGACGGATTGTTCATTGGTTCATTAGTTCATTAGTTTATTAGTTCATTGGTGGATGGTCATTAGTCATTGGCGCAAGATGGCAGGAAGGAGGCAATAGTTTTAAACTTCACTGGGGCCATGAACCATCATCCATCAACCTACCGCTCAAACACCACCGAATCAGCATCTGCACCCATGCTGGTTAAAATACCGTTAATTTGCTCCACCATCGCATCGGGGCCACAAACGTAAAAGTGTTTGGTAAAATCGCTTACTTCCGCCTTTAAAAAGGCTTCATCTATACGGCGGGTGTCATAAACGCTATCCTTTTGGCTGCTTATTAAAAATACAGCATCGGGGCCAAGCATGCTTTTCAGTTCATCGGCCAAAATAATATCCTTATCAGTTTTATTACTAAAAAACAGCTTATTGCCTGCCATTTTTCCTTTCTGGTTCAAATCTCTTAAAATGGCAATAAACGGGGTAATGCCTGCGCCACCCGCTATAAAGTAACCGGGGCCTTTGTATTCAATAGCGCCCCAGGCATCGCGCAATATCAGGTGGTCGCCTACGGCTAATTTACTTAACTGGTTGGTTACGCCTTCGGCACTATCCGGGTATATTTTAATGGTAAACTCCAGGTAAGGGTCGGTAATAAGGCCGGTGAAGGTAAAGGGGTTTTTCTTGTCTTTCCAGCCGGGTTGGTTTACAGAGAGTTCAGTGGCCTGCCCCGGTGTAAAAGTAAAACCCGCAGGTTTCTCAAGCCTGAACTGTTTTACATTATGGGTTACATACCGGGTTGATATGATTTTTACTGAGGTTTCCATGGCTTTATGTTTTTAACACTACTGTAAATAGTTTTTTTTGCCATTTGGTTTTCCCTTATGTATAAGCTTACACTGCGCCAACATTATGTCAATTAGCTTAAAATATGTTAAAATATTGTTTCTGCCGATATAATATTTTAAGTTGCATCCCAAACACTATCCTTATTAACAACTATGAACAAACTCATTTTTACGCTGGCATTTATCCTTACCGGCGCATCGGCATTTGCACAAACGTTTACGTTTAACCAGGGTGGCCCAACCGTTAAAAACTATTATACCGAACTGCCTTATCAAAACATTTATGGCAAACTGGTGGTAACTGTTGAACTGGGTGGCAGCAAACACCGCTTTTTGTTTGATACCGGGGCACCCGTAGCATTAAGCAAACAACTTGCGGCCCAAATAAATGCCAAAACCATGCATGTTGGTGTAATAAACGATGCCAATGGTGCGGCCGACTCCACCACCATCGTCGGCATTGATGATATCAGGCTGGGCGATGTAATCTTTAGCGGCATCCCGGCGCTTGTGTTACTGCCAGATATGTATAAGTGCTGGAATGTTGAGGGGGTGGTGGGCAGCAATATGCTTCGCAATTCAATTGTAAGTATAGTAGCCGACAGGCAGGTGATTATTATTACAGACGAGCCCGACAAACTGATCTTGAACAAAAAGTATAGCGTACCGCTGGTGCTTGATGCCAATAACAACCACCAAAGCGACCCGGTTATAAAGGTATTTATAAATAAGGTAAGCGCGTTTATGGCTTTTGACAGTGGCCAAAGCGCATTTATGCGCTTCACCGACGATTACATGAACCAACTTAGTAAGCTAAACGCCTGCCAGGTAGTTGATAAAGGTTATGGTGCCAGCCAGATTGGAGCGTTTGGTTTGCAGGCCAATGCCGATAAATTCCTGGTGGGCGTTGCATCGCTAAACATAGGCCGCGCCCGTTTTGATAATATAACTGCCGAAACCAACAAAACCGGCAATTCGGCCTTTGGCACTAAACTGTTGGATTATGGTAACGTCACCCTCGATTTTATACATGGCAAGTTTTACTTTGATCCCCGTACGGAAACCACCAATCTCGCCGAAAAGCATTGGCCCTTTTCTCCCACTATGCAGGGCAACAAACTGGTAGTTGGTGTGGTATGGCAAAAAGGCGCAAGCCTGGTTAAGCCCGGCGAACAGATTACCGCTATTAACGGCAAAGATTATTCGGAAGTGAGCCTGTGCGATATGTTAAATAACAAACCGCCCCTTGCCGGTTATGAAACAGGCACCATAACCATAAAAGATGCCGGCGGCCAGCTACGCAATGTACAAATAGTGAAGGAGTAGCCGGGCGTTGCCCACACCGGTATAAGTGTGTGCAAGGCCATACACTCATACTGCACAGGCCTTATTCACGGGCCGGTATCCCAATTAATTATGGAGTTAAAGTTGATTTAATATCGAACACCGAATATCCAATTTCGAATAATGAAGGAAAAACTTCGGTGTTGGATATTCGAAATTCAGTGTTCGATATTATTTTTACCTTCTATTTTCTCTTAACTTATTCGCAGGCCGGTATCCGTTTCTGTCCTTAACGCAAACTTCCGTTAATTAAAAATGGCTGTCCGTCCGTCCAGGTGTGCCACTCTTTAACGGACAAATCCGGACGGGTATGGTTAAAACCAGTTTTGCCAAAAATTTGCCTGTCCGCCCCTGTCCGTTTTTGTCCTGTTCCCCCTTGCGGACGGACACCCAAAAAGGGCAACCATCGTTTAAGTTTAGGGGCAAGGGTATTTAC is drawn from Mucilaginibacter ginsenosidivorax and contains these coding sequences:
- a CDS encoding ATP-binding cassette domain-containing protein; translation: MSIRVEALTKVYGEQKAVDSISFTAQTGVLGFLGPNGAGKSTTMKILTGFIPQTSGSASVCGFDVVTQSLDVRRHIGYLPESNPLYLDMYVKESLAFIAGIHKMAQPEARIAGVIEQTGLGPEQHKKIGQLSKGYRQRVGLAQAILHNPDVLILDEPTSGLDPNQLIGIRQLITDLGKTKTIILSTHIMQEVEAVCDKVIIINKGKIVADDTLQGLRAGNNNKTLEKIFISLTN
- a CDS encoding ferredoxin reductase domain-containing protein, translating into METSVKIISTRYVTHNVKQFRLEKPAGFTFTPGQATELSVNQPGWKDKKNPFTFTGLITDPYLEFTIKIYPDSAEGVTNQLSKLAVGDHLILRDAWGAIEYKGPGYFIAGGAGITPFIAILRDLNQKGKMAGNKLFFSNKTDKDIILADELKSMLGPDAVFLISSQKDSVYDTRRIDEAFLKAEVSDFTKHFYVCGPDAMVEQINGILTSMGADADSVVFER
- a CDS encoding retropepsin-like aspartic protease; protein product: MNKLIFTLAFILTGASAFAQTFTFNQGGPTVKNYYTELPYQNIYGKLVVTVELGGSKHRFLFDTGAPVALSKQLAAQINAKTMHVGVINDANGAADSTTIVGIDDIRLGDVIFSGIPALVLLPDMYKCWNVEGVVGSNMLRNSIVSIVADRQVIIITDEPDKLILNKKYSVPLVLDANNNHQSDPVIKVFINKVSAFMAFDSGQSAFMRFTDDYMNQLSKLNACQVVDKGYGASQIGAFGLQANADKFLVGVASLNIGRARFDNITAETNKTGNSAFGTKLLDYGNVTLDFIHGKFYFDPRTETTNLAEKHWPFSPTMQGNKLVVGVVWQKGASLVKPGEQITAINGKDYSEVSLCDMLNNKPPLAGYETGTITIKDAGGQLRNVQIVKE